GCCCAGCAAGGCCGCAGGCTGGGGCTGGAGTTGGGCGGCCGAGCAGAAGGCGTTGGCCACCATCTGGGAGGGCGTGATGCCCACCACGGGCACCCGGGGCATCGGTGGGTAGCCCAGGCCCGGGTGGGTGGGCACGAACGAGGGCTGCAGGTGCGGGGGTGGCAGGAACACGGTGGCCACTTGGGCAGGGGCCGCGTCGAAGGGCCCCACGGTGGCAGGGAAGGGCTGCAGCCCGgtggggacagggacagggacagggacaggtaGCATCCCGGCGGCTgcttgttgctgttgctgctgctgttgctgcgcCTTGGCCACTTGGGACACTTCTTCCAGCCACCGCTCGGCCTCCGAGGGGGTCCGCTTGTGCCCGGGTTGGAAGGGGGTGGCCGGGGCCACGGTGGGCTCGCCCCAGGCAGATGTCCCTGCAGGCAGCGGGACACAGAAGGGGTCTGAGCTGCAGCAGGAGCATCCCGGGAACgcgatgggtgggtgagtggggggCATGGTCTGGGGGTTCAGAGCTGCGTGGCTGCACATCATTGAGAACCACCCGGTGCAAGCGTTGGGAAAGCCTCTTTCGAGGTTCTGCGCTcccaaggtggggggggggggggacggcgCCTTACAGACAAGACTGATCTCACCACACCCCAGGTCTTCCCTTCTGGCCAACAGggacaaaaataatttgattttttgtctttgtttctttgcctttttgagccacaaccagaagtgcttctggcaggctcaggaaaggggaccctgtgggatgccggggtcaGCCAAGTTGGTCCAGCCccactttgtttgtttatttgtttgcagcGCTCAGTCTGggttttactccaggctctgagcataGAAAATCGACCCAGGGTCTGTCATGGGTtgtccctgtgcaaggcaaacgccctaccacggtgctaaCGCTCCAACCcctgttctcattttttattttattttattatatttttttttctcttttttttttggtttttggtttttgggccacacccagcgttgctcaggggttactcctggctgtctgctcagaaatagctcctggcaggcacgggggaccatatgggacaccgggattcgaaccaatcacttttggtcctggatcggctgcttgcaaagcaaacgccgctgtactatctctccggccccgttctCATATTTTTAGGTGGTGGGTTGGGCTGGGCGGGGCCAGGCCGGGCCATCCAGTAGGTGCTCAGGAgagacccctggtggtgcttgagaagTCAAACCATATGCAGCGCTGGGCCTGAACCCTTAGCCACTGCCTGTAATTTAACTGCTTTAACCAGCAGTggaagttaaaaattttttttggttttgagccatacctggcagtgctcagggtttaactcctggcaggccggaCTCACCATATAGGGTTCTGCCAGGGATTGGGTCTTATGTCTGTTCTATATCGCTCTGACCCAACGGGCAGTAAATCTAGGTGCTCTCACAGCCCTGGCCAGAAAAGCATCTCTCAGTGGCAGTTTCCTCAGCACACCCTATTAAAGGCTCTGTggctggggtttttgtttttttgtttgtttgttttggggtcacacccaccaatgcTCAAGTCTTATTCCTGCCTCTCAAGAAttaccccagtggtgctcaggggataccggGGAGCAAGCTCGGGTCGGCcactcacaaggcaaatgccctccctgttgtgctccGACTCAGGCCCCAGGTACTGAGGTTCTCACGCGGGTTGCTTCTTCTCCATCTCGAGATTCTGAGAGGGGAAGGCCCTGGCTCAAGATGATATGGTTCTAAGTCTACGAGGCACTGAGACTGCTCTGGAGCTGGGGTGGTATGGGGGTGAGGGGGTTCGCCCGGGGTGAATTCAGCCTGGCTTTACCTGTCGAGGCGGGTGGTGGACCTGGAGCCGGGGCCCCAGCACTGGCGAAGGAGGAGCTGATCTGCGTGCAGAGAGCATTGATGCCGTCGCTGTCACTGGCCCCAGGAGGCTCCATCTCTGGCactgggagaggagggagaggagagtgaGAAGGTCTTGTCCTGCCCTGCGCCCCACTATAAGTCTGTGACAGGTTCGAAAAGCATGTCCCATCCTGGTAAGTGCATGGGCATGAGGCTTCCCAGGAAAGCTGGGGGGCACCTGACCCCACTTATGGAGCATCATGACAGCCCTGGGGTGGGCTTCCTAGCAGGAGACAAAGGAAGGCAGATCCGAGAGGCAGTGAGGGCTGCAAGACTTATGTGTCCTTTGGAATAGCTTGAACAtgtgtttaggggccggagagatagcatggaggtaaggtgtttgcctttcatgcaaaggttggtggttctaatcccggcatcccatatggtcccctgagcctgccaggagcgatttctgaacatagagccaggaataacccctgagcgctgctgggagtgaaccccccccccaaaaaaaaataaccaaaaaaacaaaaacaaaaacaaaagggccagagagatagcatggaggtacaacatttgcctttcatgcagaaggtcatcggtttgaatctcggcgtcccatatggtcccctgtgcctgccaggagcaatttctgagcatggagccaggaataacccctgagcactgctgggtgtggagcaaaaaaacacacacacacacaaaaagaacatGTGTTTAGCAACccagtgtttgttttggggtcacacacagtggtgctcagggcttactcctggctttgcactcaggaatcacccctatgggatgctggggtcaaacctgggtcagctgcgcgcaaggccagtgccttccgTATCagttgtactgtcactctggcccctaatatctCAGATATGGGAATGGAAGCAGGGGGGAAAAAGTGCTGCCTGGGACTGCTCAGAAGACAGACTACTCACCCAGTCTCGCCTTGCAAATGTGTCactttttttatccttttcccaaggcaaacactgctttTATATCGGAGGGAAAATGGACAGGCAAGGGCCAGACCCCTCTTAGCATCTGGTCAGTGCCAAAAGAGGTCTGGTcagaccatttatttattttatttattatttattatatttgttattatattattatgcttTATTATTTACTGATTTGGGGTTTAGAGTTATAGCCAGTGGtgttcatgacttactcctgtctctgcacttagggctTCCTCCAGGCCATTCTTAGAGCAGCAGTATAATTGGGGGGCCAGGATCGAACCCTggctggccacaagcaaggcaagtaccttacctaccaTCTCTCTAGCAACCCCCACaacacctttgttttgtttattcagtGCCATATAGGAAACCAAGAGCCTCAAACAAGCAAGGCAGGTGCTTGACCACTCAGCCACACTCCCAGTCCTcgtgttttgcttttggatcacaatATCCACCACCATTCTCCTTATCCTGGCCACAGCAGACATTAATAATCAATCCTGATGTTTTCTCCCACCTACCTACCTTTAGGCTCCCCCTACTCCCATCTAGTAgtcctttttgcttttttatttttattcgttttgtttttcggccacacccagtgatgctcaggggttactcctggctatgtgctcaaaaattgctcctggcttgggggatcaaatgggacactggggggttgaaccggggtctgtcctaggctatcgcacttgaggcagacgccttaaggcttgtgccaccgctccagccccttttttgacACTGGCCAGATGTTGGGAAGGATCTGGCCCTTGCCTGTCCATTTTTCCTCCTAGGTAAAAGGACTTTTTCAAAGAGCCACTGTACAGCATAATAACTCTGGTCACCCAGATGGTGGCCCCTATATATAGCCTAAGAGCCAAGTAGGTGAAGGGGCACTGGGCCTGTGCAGTTACACTCTGTGATAGCCCTACAATGTAATCACCTGGATGACTCACACTTCAGACATTCTGTTGTCAAGGACTGCAAGACTGTGCCCCTGGTTCCTGTCATCCATCGTGGCAGACACTGCTAGTCAGGAACATGTTACCTCCTTCCTTCTTGCAGTCTCCAGAAGGTTTGTCTAACCAATGGAAGTGCCAGCTGCCCACGTCTTGGCCCCCAAGCAACACCCAAACCTCTCACTGCCCTGCCTTGCCTGATCCCTTGCAGACCTGCCTCCTGCCCCTCTCCCCATGTCCACAGCCCATAGACTTGTATATCCCTTGGAGAGATGTGCTcttggcgtgtgtgtgtgtgtgtgtgtgtgtgtgtgtgtgtgtgtgagtggcaGTGCTtgagcaaccatatgggatgcccaggatagaAAACTTGCTTAGGCTGTGCACAAAGCAAGCGCTCTTCCCaatgtactacctctccagccacaTGCTTTGCTCATGGCAGACAATTAAATCACACAAAACCTTTATCCCCCCACCCAAGAGCCCCCACAGAGATCTTCTCAATCCTTTCCTGAGGCCTACCCATACCAACACATATTATTCATCTGACCTAACTGCGATGCCTGGAAGGAATGTGGGGCCTCAGATTCCTATTGAGCAATAACATGACATCCATGGGTTTCTGCCTCTTTTTTGCCCATGTAGCTGACTTTGCTAATCTGTCTGATAGAAGGCaatctctctctcgctcgctctcttgctctctctctctcatttttaatttattttggaggtttattttggtcacatctggcagtgtttaagggctacttctaactctgcactcaggaatcactcctggcaagctgagggaaaccctatgggatgtcaggagatcgaaccaaggttgtttgtgagcaaggcaaatacccttccagCAGTACTATTGTTGCTAAAGGCCCCTCTTGTTTCCCAAAGGGCAGCAGGTTCTGCTAATGGATCGATCCCTCTCTGGGTCACCTTGCTTCTTTGCTGTGTCCACAGCAGACATTGCTAATCAATCATGAGTAGCCATCTCAGACATTACTAATCAATCAAGACTTCTGTTCCTCTTCCTGGTGGATGGTGGCCACTCTGTCCTTAGCCAGTGGTGGCCAATCCTCACCCCTTACACAATCAGCATTCGGGACCCGATGTTCTTATCCCAGGCCAGGGCCTCACCTGTGCCTTTCACCTGGAAGTCAGTGCGGCGCTGCAGTGTGGATGGCAGCTCGTTCAGCCGGAGGCTCAGCTGCCGTTTGAAAGGCGAGTTCTTCTGGCTGAGTGCTGGGAAGCCGCGGAAGGAGCCCTGGCGCACCAGCTGTTCCAGGGGTGCGTGGCGCCGGGGGATGGCTGCCACGGGGGTGCCCGCCTCACCCTTCTCACCGGGGGATGTGGTGGCCGGTGTTGGGGACACATGTCCAGGCTGGGCAGGGCTGGGAGCCGCCGCAGGGGCAGCCGCTGCCTCTGCTGGAATCACAGAATGTGCCTGGGGTCAATCACTCCCGATGCTGTGGTCCTCACTCACACCCCCTGCAAGTTGGCTGTGGCCCTGCAATATCCAGTTCCAGCCAAATCAACTCTCAGGCCCAGCACCTTCCTGTTTCCCCTGCAGGCCTTGGGGAAAATGGTCCCCCCACAAAACCCTCTCCCTGGTGGACTTTCTGCTCCAATCTGACCTCTCCTGTAGAAACTctgcctcttttttattttaattttttgcagaGTGTGAGTACTCAGGGAACAatcccagtagtactcagggtaccacatggggtgctggggattaaactcgggTTGggcacatacaaggaaaatgtcctacctgctatactactgctacaagttgtttttttttttggggggggaagggttatgctcctggcggtgttcagggggtaatctatgggatgctggggatcgaatctgggttggtcatgtgtgCTCTATCTGCTTAGGCCAAAATCTTTTGCATTTAAGAATTTCATGAATGGGTCAGGGCcgaagcgatggcacagcggtaggctgtctgccttgcacacggctgaacccagaaggaccacagttcaatcctcaagcatcctatatggtcccccaaaccaagagtgatttctgagtgcatagccaggagtaacccctgagcatcaccaggtgtgccccctccccccaaaaaaagcaacaacaaaataaatttcatggaagggctggagtgacagcatagtgatggagcatttgccttgcaggtggccaaccggGGACGGATTCAGGTTCgacctccggcatcccatatggccccctcaagcctgccaggagcaatttttgaattcagagccaggagtaactcttgagcgctgccagggggGTCCTCCACCCCCCATAAAAGCGTctgcaggctcgggtgaccatatgggatgctgggatttgaaccaccgtccttctgcatgcaaggcaaatgcactactccatgctatctccatgctatctctccggcccccaaaaacttttgttttaatcTCAGAGACACTTCCTTGATGAGATGAGCAAATAGAGACTTTTCCACGTCTCACCACCAGCCTGAGGCTTGCTTCTCCCTCCATTCCTATCACAGACGAGGAAATGGGGTAGCCAGGGGTGCGTGATTAAGGGTGCAGGAGCCATCAGGCTGACACTGGGCCTTTGCCCTCCCAGGCCTGTTCTCACCCAATGGGGGCTCGGCTGCCCCTCACTCCATCTGCTTCATGGTGTCCCTCTGCCTCTCCATATTCTTCCTGCTGTTTCCTCCCTTGCTCCCCATTGTACCACAGCCTGGCACTCTCCTCTCTCAAGCAAACCTGCCAGATTGTTTGGCCTGGATTTCCTTCCTTTGGGGCTGTTCTCTTGCCTCTGGGCGCTGCTGGTTTCTCCCATTCAGGCTCCCGGTCACCAAGCCCCCAAAACCCACCTTTCTTTTTCTCGGGGGCCTCTCGCTCAGCCGGTCGCCCTCGGAAGGAGCCCTCGCGGGCGAAGCTGGTGCGGCTGGCATCGAAGGCGGCCGTGACCCCACACTCCTTCTCCCGCCGCTGCTTCCGCTCCAGGCAGGCGGCAAAGGCGCAGCCCACGGCGTGGCTCAGCCTCTCACCCTGCGGGGGACAGAATGGGACCCTGCTTAGCCTGCAGCAGCCAGCCTGTGGGGTGTGGGGTTGTGGGGGAATCCCTGCACTCAGGAGAGGGACTCAGGAGGGAAGTCTGACTGCCCCCTTTGAAAAGTTTGcccgagggcccggagagatagcacagcggcgtttgccttgcaagcagccgatccaggaccaaaggtggttggttcgaatcccggtgtcccacatggtcccctgtgcctgccaggagatatttctgagcagacagccaggagtaacccctgagcaccgccaagtgtggcccaaaaaccaaaaaaaaaaaaaaaaagaaaagtttgcccGAATGTAAAGCACAGCTGATTGGGGTTATGAGGTGGGAACTTGCCGGCACTTTCGGGGAGCAGGGGGAGCAGCTGTCAGATCTTGATTGGATCTCAAGTGTGTGTAATTGTTAAAACTAAGCAAATAACGGGCCAGGGTGGTGCataagtggtagagtgtttgccttgcatgtgctaacctaggacagatcgtggttcaatccccccagcatcccatatggttccccaagccagcaagccaggagcaatttctgagtgcatagccaggaataattcctgagtgtcaccaggtgtgacccaaaaccccaaaaagaaaaaaactaacaaaaacttAAGCAAATAGGAATCAGAAGGAAGGAGCAAAAGAACTTGTTTTGCGTGTGGCTGAACTGCAACCCTCCccgcaccacatatggtctcctgagcactgtctgagATTCACTcatgagtaaagagccaggaattaagAGTCTGATTGTGCCAGGATATGGCCctaaacagaaatagaaacacacacacacacacacacacacacacacagacacacacacacacacacacactgacacagACATGAACACACAAAAATCCCTAAGAACGGAGGAACGTTCCAAGCGGGGGCTGGAATATTCAGTTTTCCTACAGGAGGTCTAGTTTCATTCATTCTGTAGCACCACATCCCCCCCAAAACATAGGTgtgagctccaaaaaaaaaaaaaaaaatctggggctggagagatagcatggaggtaaggcgtttgcctttcatgcaggaggtaatcggttcgaatcccagtgtcccatatggtcccctgtgccttccaggagcaatttctgagcatgaagccaggaataacacctgagcactgctgggtgtgacccaaaaactacaaaaaaaaaaaatctaagcaagGGCTAGAGTGTAGCATAgtgaggaaggtgtttgccttgcatgtagtcaaactGAGTTAAATCCCCACCATCCCGTATgtcccccccagcactgccaggagtgattcctgagtgcagagccaggactaacccctgagcatcaccgaatgtagccccaaaacaaaacaaaacaaaacaaaaacaagcaaaatctaAGCAAATGTATGGGGCCgggaagatagcatggatgtagggtgtttgccttgcatgcagaaggacagtggttcgaatcccggcatcccatgtggtcccccgagcctgccagagcgatttcagagtgtagagccaggagtaacccctgagtgctgccgggtgtgactcaaacaccacaaaaaaaaaaaaatctaagcaaaTGTAGAGCCAAGACAGGGTTGGCTTTAGCCCCATCATTCCACATTGCTGCATATGTTCCAGACTCACCGCTGGTACCAACACCCAGACCTGCAACCTCTGAGCAACAACGAAAAGGGAGAAAACTCAGTGAACAcatactttcttttccttttttctttttttttggggggggtccacacctggcctcgctcaggagtcactcctggctctatgctcagaaatcgctcccagcaggcttgggggaccatatgggatgccgggattagaaccattgaccttctgcatgaaaggcaaacgccttacctccatgctatctctccggtccctcttttccttttctttttctttttttccagtttgAGGACTGCATCAGAGAGGCTCAGAGACACTCAGGGCTCAGAGCTCGGGAAGCCATTCTCAGCAATGCAAGTGCTCCAAACCCAGACCTCCTGCCATGTAAAGCCATATGAGTAGTGCCCTCGGAATGTGTTTTGGTGCTGGTACACACACACTGTGGCTGTGTGTGCAGCATCACAGGAAGGTCTGGAGAGAGCAacgagaggccagagcaatagcacagtgggcagggcgtttgccttgcacacagcacctGGGTTTGATCGTTGGCATCACATAGGATGTCCTAAGcgtgcaggagtgatccctgagtgcagagccaggagtaacctcaagtactgccagggatATCCCATTCCctcaaaaaattcaaataaggggctggagtgatagcatggaggtagtgcatttgccttgcatgcagaagaatggtggttcgaatcctggcatcccatatagtcccccgtgcctgccaggagagatttctgagcatagagccaggagtaatccctgagtgccaccgggtgtggcccaaaaaccaaaaataaaataaaaaacaggggccagatagatagtacagcagtaaagccttgcacacggccgacccaggacagaccctgattttgattcccggcatcgcagatggtccccggagcctgtcaggagcaatttctgagcacagagccaggagtaacccctgaatgctgccagatgtggcccaaaaacttaaagttaaaaacaaactCTCAACCTGTCTTCACATGAAGG
This window of the Suncus etruscus isolate mSunEtr1 chromosome 14, mSunEtr1.pri.cur, whole genome shotgun sequence genome carries:
- the NUMBL gene encoding numb-like protein, translated to MSRSAAAAGGEPRRPERHLPPAPCGAPGPPASSRTEPDGPGTMNKLRQSLRRRKPAYVPEASRPHQWQSDEDAVRKGTCSFPVRYLGHVEVEESRGMHVCEDAVKKLKAMGRKSVKAVLWVSADGLRVVDDKTKDLLVDQTIEKVSFCAPDRNLDKAFSYICRDGTTRRWMCHCFLALKDSGERLSHAVGCAFAACLERKQRREKECGVTAAFDASRTSFAREGSFRGRPAEREAPEKKKAEAAAAPAAAPSPAQPGHVSPTPATTSPGEKGEAGTPVAAIPRRHAPLEQLVRQGSFRGFPALSQKNSPFKRQLSLRLNELPSTLQRRTDFQVKGTVPEMEPPGASDSDGINALCTQISSSFASAGAPAPGPPPASTGTSAWGEPTVAPATPFQPGHKRTPSEAERWLEEVSQVAKAQQQQQQQQQAAAGMLPVPVPVPVPTGLQPFPATVGPFDAAPAQVATVFLPPPHLQPSFVPTHPGLGYPPMPRVPVVGITPSQMVANAFCSAAQLQPQPAALLGKARAFPGPTVPSAPVGQGRPRPSGAPWPPEPTPAPAPPAPELDPFEAQWAALEGKPATTAAAEKPPNPFSGDLQKTFEIEL